One stretch of Marinobacterium iners DNA includes these proteins:
- a CDS encoding tyrosine-protein phosphatase, with protein MGMIDLHNHLLPGIDDGAEDVGKSVELARVAVANGISHLVCTPHIHPGRYDNTPETIAAALAEFKSALLAESVALKVAAAAEVRFGLELMQGIAQQTIPFLGEWQGQKVLLLEFPHSEVPFGAEKLTQWMLQRGILPMIAHPERNKGIMKNRVKLKPFLQQGCLLQVTAASVAGQFGETARGIAADLLTEGHVTILATDAHNLTHRPPELKPGVRAAAELIGDQRAAELVTQNPWRLAEVHFA; from the coding sequence ATGGGAATGATCGACCTGCACAACCATTTACTGCCGGGCATCGATGATGGTGCCGAGGATGTCGGTAAATCCGTTGAGTTGGCTCGTGTCGCGGTGGCAAACGGGATCTCGCATCTCGTCTGTACGCCGCATATCCATCCCGGCCGCTATGACAATACACCCGAGACCATTGCTGCTGCGCTGGCTGAGTTCAAGTCGGCGTTACTGGCTGAGTCGGTTGCATTGAAGGTCGCTGCAGCAGCCGAAGTACGTTTCGGGCTTGAGTTGATGCAAGGGATCGCTCAGCAAACTATTCCTTTTTTGGGGGAGTGGCAGGGCCAAAAAGTATTGTTGTTGGAGTTTCCTCACAGCGAAGTCCCTTTTGGTGCCGAAAAGCTGACGCAGTGGATGCTTCAGCGCGGTATATTGCCGATGATTGCCCACCCTGAACGCAATAAGGGCATCATGAAAAACCGCGTGAAACTGAAGCCTTTCTTGCAGCAGGGCTGCCTGTTACAAGTGACGGCCGCTTCGGTTGCAGGACAGTTCGGTGAAACAGCCCGTGGTATTGCTGCGGACTTGTTGACTGAAGGACATGTGACGATTTTGGCTACCGATGCGCATAACCTGACGCATCGGCCGCCCGAATTGAAGCCGGGGGTGCGCGCTGCAGCAGAGTTGATTGGCGATCAACGTGCCGCCGAGTTGGTTACCCAAAATCCCTGGCGCCTGGCTGAGGTGCATTTCGCGTGA
- a CDS encoding GumC family protein: MAQTLNDEIDLLQLWQTIWRRKWSISTLTVVVAMLTALVVFSMTPIFKASSTLLIEQKTARAVSIEDIYGLEGGSSEYLQTQFELLKSRGLAERVVRELNLTMHPEFDPRQQPEPLIDLSGLFASLNVTSWLPMTTPDDLVESEALAEAQIFDQVVRNFMERTTISPVMKTQLVKVEIEMADARLAAQAANALANGYIESQLEAKLDMTQTATNWMNERLSTLKANLDESERRLQEFREAENLVDLAGITTVAGGELSQTGDRLIDARRNRAQAESQYFQVQGMRNAGWQRLSTVPAVQSNTLVQQFKADEGRARSRVEELSRRYGAKHPEMIAAQSELRSATANLRSQVEQVVASIEREYQLATANERSLQGSFDQNKEQIQEIQRKEFRLRELQREVDGNRSLYDTFMTRLRETSATSDFEAVNARIVDPAVEPEDPVKPKKKLIVAIAALLAAMAGVGIVLLLEFLNNTFKSTEDVENRLNLPVLGILPLLKGKQRGDIANMFKRDDDKSFNESIRTIRTGVVLSGLDNPHKVLVVTSSIPGEGKSSVAANLAAAMAQMERVLLIDADMRRPTVAKNFEFPVGTPGLANLVAGTARMEDCIQEMDDNLCIIPAGTVPPNPLELLSSKRFAKALEILEARFDRIVIDSPPTQAVSDALVLSTHANAVIYVIKSESTAIPLAKRSIGQLLQNNAPVTGVVLNQVDIAKAKKQGYSYGGYYDYYGYSAKEKEA, from the coding sequence ATGGCCCAAACACTGAATGATGAGATCGATCTGCTGCAACTGTGGCAGACCATCTGGCGCCGCAAATGGAGCATTTCCACCCTTACGGTGGTAGTGGCCATGCTGACCGCATTGGTTGTGTTTAGCATGACGCCGATTTTCAAGGCGTCCTCGACTCTTTTGATCGAGCAGAAGACGGCCCGGGCAGTCTCCATTGAAGATATCTATGGCCTGGAGGGTGGCAGCAGCGAGTATCTTCAGACTCAGTTTGAGTTGCTGAAGTCGAGAGGGCTCGCCGAGCGTGTGGTACGTGAGCTGAACCTGACGATGCACCCCGAGTTTGACCCGCGCCAGCAGCCCGAGCCGTTGATTGACCTGTCGGGTTTGTTTGCTTCATTGAATGTCACCAGTTGGTTGCCGATGACAACACCGGATGATCTGGTGGAGTCCGAAGCGCTGGCGGAAGCCCAGATCTTTGATCAGGTGGTCAGAAACTTCATGGAGCGCACCACCATTTCACCGGTAATGAAAACACAGCTGGTTAAGGTCGAGATCGAGATGGCGGACGCCCGCCTGGCGGCTCAGGCTGCCAATGCGCTGGCCAATGGTTATATCGAAAGTCAGTTGGAAGCCAAGCTTGATATGACGCAAACGGCAACCAACTGGATGAATGAGCGCTTGAGCACGCTCAAGGCTAATCTGGATGAGTCCGAGCGTCGGCTGCAGGAGTTCCGCGAAGCGGAAAACCTGGTAGATCTGGCCGGTATCACCACGGTGGCTGGGGGTGAACTATCCCAAACCGGTGACCGTTTGATTGATGCGCGCCGTAACCGTGCGCAAGCTGAAAGCCAGTACTTCCAGGTGCAGGGTATGCGTAATGCGGGTTGGCAGCGACTGTCGACCGTACCGGCTGTGCAAAGCAATACATTGGTGCAGCAGTTCAAGGCGGATGAGGGGCGTGCCCGCTCCCGTGTGGAAGAGCTGTCACGCCGTTATGGCGCCAAACACCCGGAAATGATTGCGGCACAGTCCGAGCTGCGCTCTGCGACTGCCAATCTGCGTTCGCAGGTGGAGCAGGTGGTGGCGTCCATTGAACGCGAATATCAGTTGGCCACTGCCAATGAGCGTTCTTTGCAGGGCTCGTTTGATCAGAACAAAGAGCAGATTCAGGAGATTCAGCGCAAAGAGTTCAGGCTGCGCGAGCTGCAGCGTGAGGTGGATGGTAACCGTTCACTCTACGATACCTTCATGACCCGACTGAGAGAGACTTCGGCGACTTCGGATTTTGAAGCGGTGAACGCGCGTATTGTTGACCCCGCAGTCGAGCCTGAAGATCCGGTCAAGCCCAAGAAAAAGCTGATTGTGGCGATTGCGGCTCTGCTGGCGGCCATGGCGGGCGTGGGCATCGTGTTGCTTCTGGAGTTCCTGAACAATACGTTCAAAAGCACCGAGGATGTGGAAAATCGGCTTAACCTGCCGGTGCTGGGGATACTGCCTTTGCTCAAGGGTAAGCAGCGGGGCGATATTGCCAATATGTTCAAGCGGGACGATGACAAGTCGTTTAACGAGTCGATCCGAACCATCCGCACCGGTGTTGTGCTGTCGGGCCTGGATAATCCACACAAGGTTTTGGTGGTAACGTCCTCCATTCCGGGTGAGGGTAAAAGCTCGGTGGCGGCCAACCTGGCGGCGGCGATGGCGCAGATGGAGCGCGTGCTGTTGATCGATGCCGATATGCGTCGTCCGACTGTTGCCAAGAACTTCGAGTTCCCGGTTGGTACGCCCGGTTTGGCAAACCTGGTAGCGGGTACTGCACGCATGGAAGACTGTATTCAGGAGATGGATGATAACCTGTGCATTATTCCGGCAGGTACGGTGCCGCCCAACCCGTTGGAGCTGTTGTCGTCCAAGCGCTTTGCCAAGGCGCTGGAGATACTGGAAGCGCGCTTTGACCGTATCGTGATTGACTCGCCACCTACTCAGGCCGTGAGTGATGCATTGGTGCTCTCGACCCATGCCAACGCGGTGATCTATGTTATCAAGTCCGAGTCAACGGCTATCCCGCTGGCGAAGCGCAGCATTGGTCAGTTGTTGCAGAATAATGCGCCGGTAACCGGTGTTGTTCTCAACCAAGTGGATATCGCCAAGGCCAAGAAGCAGGGTTACAGCTACGGTGGTTATTATGACTACTACGGCTATAGCGCCAAGGAAAAAGAGGCCTGA
- a CDS encoding polysaccharide biosynthesis/export family protein yields the protein MCKTFFSRTLLLLTFLLPAAFAVASGDSQYKLASGDVIRINVFGEADLTFEQIRLNDAGTFSYPFIGEVRANGRTAAELERMLIQGLKGDYLIDPKVSVTILEYRDFFVNGEVRSPGGYPFKPGMTLRTAVALAGGLSERASESKISIVREENGERKTLKATMDTPVRPGDIITIDQSFF from the coding sequence ATGTGTAAAACCTTTTTCTCACGCACGCTTCTGCTGCTGACCTTTTTGCTGCCTGCTGCCTTCGCTGTTGCATCAGGTGATAGCCAATACAAGCTGGCATCGGGTGATGTCATTCGTATCAATGTATTCGGTGAGGCCGATCTGACCTTTGAGCAAATCCGCCTGAATGATGCCGGTACCTTCTCCTATCCCTTTATCGGCGAGGTACGCGCCAATGGCCGCACGGCAGCCGAGTTGGAGCGTATGTTGATTCAGGGCCTTAAGGGTGATTACCTGATTGACCCTAAAGTGTCCGTTACCATCCTCGAATACCGCGACTTTTTTGTGAACGGCGAGGTACGCTCTCCGGGGGGATATCCGTTCAAACCCGGTATGACCTTGCGTACGGCGGTTGCACTTGCCGGCGGCTTGAGTGAGCGCGCATCGGAGAGCAAAATTTCCATTGTTCGCGAAGAAAATGGTGAGCGTAAAACACTTAAAGCCACTATGGATACACCGGTACGCCCGGGTGACATTATTACAATTGACCAGAGCTTTTTCTGA
- a CDS encoding outer membrane beta-barrel protein, which yields MRKFFPVKTLAAAMLMAGSGSALAIEAASMDLGGVHFTPVLKLSESYDDNFRATGGAGEQSSWITTINPSFELAARDRLNVYKLTYSFNSDTFHSSHNDNNIDHHLDLDAHMEFNSRNRLTLNAGYDKVEDVAGTEVNGINDKYHTYNIGGVYGFGAEAAMMQFELGANQQWLRYDNNQMLNGSLVNADKERDTTTLTGTAYYRVAPKTRALFEMRYNDYEYQQAGSTLDSDAMAYLLGLTWDATAKTSGTAKLGYSKKKFDAAGREDVSGSIWEVGVNWQPRTYSTFSLNTRRSMEEGSQNAEDAIDTTRTSLNWNHAWTSRISSDVGYTYMEEDYEYTGANSRKDETHEFALGMNYELRRWVDVGMGYKYQDVESNNGVAADTYDRNIFMLKLTMGL from the coding sequence ATGCGTAAATTTTTTCCTGTAAAGACACTGGCAGCCGCCATGCTGATGGCCGGTAGTGGCAGTGCGTTGGCTATCGAAGCCGCGTCCATGGACCTGGGTGGTGTGCATTTCACTCCGGTATTGAAGCTGTCCGAGTCGTATGATGACAACTTCCGCGCTACCGGTGGTGCCGGCGAGCAGTCCAGCTGGATTACAACCATCAATCCTTCATTTGAGCTGGCAGCCCGTGATCGCCTGAATGTGTATAAGCTGACCTACAGCTTTAACAGCGACACCTTCCACTCCAGCCATAACGACAACAATATCGACCACCATCTCGACCTGGATGCGCATATGGAGTTCAACTCGCGCAACCGCCTGACCCTGAACGCGGGTTATGACAAGGTTGAAGATGTGGCCGGTACTGAAGTGAACGGTATCAACGACAAGTACCACACCTACAACATTGGGGGTGTGTACGGTTTTGGCGCCGAAGCTGCAATGATGCAGTTTGAACTGGGCGCCAACCAGCAGTGGCTGCGCTACGACAATAACCAGATGCTCAACGGTAGCCTGGTGAATGCGGACAAAGAGCGTGACACAACCACGCTGACCGGTACCGCTTATTACCGTGTGGCGCCGAAAACCCGTGCATTGTTCGAGATGCGCTACAACGATTACGAGTACCAGCAGGCAGGTTCTACGCTTGACAGTGATGCCATGGCGTACCTGTTGGGTCTGACCTGGGATGCCACCGCCAAGACCAGCGGTACAGCCAAGCTGGGTTATTCGAAGAAGAAATTCGATGCCGCCGGACGTGAAGATGTCAGTGGCAGCATCTGGGAAGTGGGTGTCAATTGGCAGCCGCGTACCTATTCAACCTTCAGCCTGAATACCCGTCGCAGCATGGAAGAAGGCTCCCAGAATGCAGAAGATGCGATTGATACCACTCGCACCAGTCTGAACTGGAACCACGCCTGGACCAGCCGTATCTCCAGCGATGTGGGTTATACCTACATGGAAGAAGATTACGAGTACACCGGCGCGAACAGTCGTAAGGATGAAACCCACGAATTTGCTCTGGGCATGAATTACGAGCTGCGCCGCTGGGTCGATGTCGGCATGGGTTACAAGTATCAGGATGTTGAGTCCAACAACGGTGTGGCTGCCGATACCTACGACCGCAACATCTTCATGCTGAAGCTGACCATGGGTCTGTAA
- a CDS encoding SPOR domain-containing protein, giving the protein MKRHHFVGVLLLLSVLVSDFQALADSPSHSRLSQELMTDIETWQALARQGDADAMFNLGQLFRRGIGIEADIHQAKLFYEQAAALGHSGAQLNLGTLYYFGPDNPNIEQAAYWWQQAAEQGEGRAQYQLALLYLNLPEPDLLESLAWMTLAQQSGDVSAVQALPQLRSRLPESVLAALPQRLAEMEPRKVADSGADDAAVYRVQLASLSDQAAAVGMLQQLRRDYPGLLAPLLLKVRSVELEGKEIYRVHAGAFTKRADADALCGQLKARGQGCFVVEIQTLVV; this is encoded by the coding sequence GTGAAGCGCCATCATTTCGTGGGGGTGTTGCTGCTGTTATCAGTGCTGGTATCCGATTTTCAGGCATTGGCTGATTCACCTTCACATAGCCGGCTGAGTCAGGAGCTGATGACGGATATCGAGACCTGGCAGGCACTCGCACGCCAGGGTGATGCCGATGCGATGTTTAACCTGGGGCAGTTGTTTCGGCGTGGCATCGGTATCGAGGCTGACATTCATCAAGCCAAACTGTTTTACGAGCAGGCCGCCGCGCTGGGGCACTCGGGCGCACAACTGAATCTGGGTACGCTGTATTATTTCGGGCCGGATAACCCCAATATCGAGCAGGCTGCGTATTGGTGGCAACAAGCGGCTGAGCAGGGCGAGGGCCGGGCGCAGTATCAACTCGCGTTGCTTTACCTTAACCTGCCTGAGCCTGACCTGTTGGAATCCCTGGCCTGGATGACGCTGGCGCAGCAGAGCGGTGATGTCAGTGCTGTTCAGGCATTACCCCAGCTTCGCAGCAGGCTGCCCGAGTCGGTGTTGGCTGCATTGCCGCAGCGTCTTGCCGAGATGGAGCCGCGTAAAGTGGCCGATTCGGGCGCAGATGATGCGGCTGTATACCGGGTGCAATTGGCGTCTTTGTCTGATCAGGCCGCCGCCGTGGGCATGCTGCAGCAGTTGAGGCGCGATTATCCCGGGCTGTTGGCGCCTTTGTTGCTGAAGGTGCGCTCGGTTGAACTGGAAGGTAAAGAGATTTACCGCGTACATGCGGGCGCCTTTACAAAACGGGCCGATGCCGATGCGCTGTGCGGTCAGTTGAAGGCGCGGGGGCAAGGCTGTTTTGTGGTTGAAATTCAAACACTTGTTGTATGA
- a CDS encoding O-antigen ligase family protein, whose translation MNQPRSRLETSLIIATLALLFWLPLPLGSNREWSAALFWLLTALLCGGWSILQLQKGVSSNPALKPALPLFGLLLLVQGWTVIQWLSGISTDPGRTLHYLMLGIGYSLLFILIIGLFHTRNRLTLLAATLVVSGTLQGFYGSLMTLSGIEWLFFVPKDSYFGVATGTFVNRNHLAGYLVMTLGVGIGLLLALRDGAPFRWTNLLEMLMGPKARLRLGLVIMVIALVMTRSRMGNTAFFASLMILGALFILLNKENRLRNSLILASLIIIDVLVISQFFGLDKLKDRLVNTRVENVMDGEQVIARKNELRLDVFDYGWVQLMERPIFGFGAGSFESSFQRYPGPDVPLHYDHAHNDYLQFAIEYGLIGFLLLGGFVLLALYHALKALWRRESWYRSGMGFGAAMGILGILIHSSTDFNLQIPANAATFVTLCAMAVLAGQHRKTRRREA comes from the coding sequence ATGAACCAGCCCCGTTCCCGCCTGGAAACCAGCCTCATCATTGCCACCCTGGCACTGCTGTTCTGGCTGCCTCTGCCATTGGGCAGCAATCGCGAATGGTCGGCAGCCCTGTTCTGGTTGCTGACGGCACTGCTGTGCGGCGGCTGGTCAATATTACAACTGCAGAAAGGCGTCAGTTCCAACCCGGCACTCAAACCCGCCCTGCCACTGTTCGGGCTGCTACTGCTGGTGCAGGGCTGGACCGTGATTCAATGGCTCAGCGGGATCAGTACCGATCCGGGGCGCACCTTGCACTATCTTATGCTGGGCATAGGCTACAGCCTGCTGTTTATCCTGATTATCGGCCTGTTCCACACCCGTAACCGCCTGACACTGTTGGCAGCAACACTGGTTGTCAGCGGCACTCTGCAAGGGTTCTATGGCAGCCTGATGACACTCTCCGGTATTGAATGGCTGTTCTTCGTACCCAAAGACAGCTACTTCGGCGTCGCCACCGGCACCTTCGTTAACCGCAACCACCTGGCCGGCTATCTCGTGATGACCCTGGGCGTGGGTATCGGCCTGTTACTGGCACTGCGTGACGGCGCTCCTTTCCGCTGGACCAACCTGCTGGAAATGCTGATGGGCCCCAAGGCACGGCTGCGACTTGGACTGGTGATCATGGTGATCGCGCTGGTCATGACCCGCTCGCGCATGGGCAACACCGCCTTCTTTGCCTCGCTGATGATTCTGGGCGCCTTGTTTATCCTGCTCAACAAGGAAAATCGCCTGCGCAACAGCCTGATCCTCGCCAGCCTGATCATCATCGACGTACTGGTGATCAGCCAGTTCTTTGGCCTCGACAAACTCAAGGACCGCCTGGTCAACACCCGAGTTGAAAACGTGATGGACGGCGAGCAAGTCATCGCCCGTAAAAACGAGCTACGTCTGGATGTGTTCGACTATGGCTGGGTACAGTTGATGGAACGCCCCATCTTCGGCTTTGGTGCAGGCAGCTTCGAGAGCAGCTTCCAGCGTTACCCGGGGCCAGATGTGCCATTGCATTATGACCATGCACACAACGACTACCTGCAGTTTGCCATTGAGTACGGCCTGATCGGTTTTCTCCTGCTGGGCGGGTTTGTATTGTTGGCGCTTTACCATGCACTGAAGGCCCTCTGGCGACGCGAATCCTGGTACCGCAGCGGTATGGGCTTTGGTGCAGCCATGGGGATATTGGGCATCCTGATCCACTCCTCTACCGACTTCAACCTGCAGATACCCGCCAACGCCGCTACCTTTGTGACCCTGTGTGCCATGGCGGTTCTGGCCGGACAACACCGCAAAACGCGGCGCCGCGAGGCGTAG
- a CDS encoding Fic family protein yields the protein MANLPAVQAQEVEVECRVTSVKKKEIIGGVIAIPRALMPSPVDSVLGHILFALKHEGVNLQILAQALPLIPAEEMLSAFSASPNGKYIRVACYLWEHFTHTVLARDAEDIPGKYQPLFDPERYITCEGERNRRWKVLFNGLGSIDYCVTVRKTELIQAGISKQVLDGVRDFTEQLDPQMLHRALAWAYLSETKSSFEIEKEVPDDSKAHRFVNLLKKAHEKRLIDEDFLVDLQNQIISNKFDWASSFRLEQNYMSNGYGAAGVTYIPPPPDLCRTLMEQWMGFANQLPAGSVDPIITSAVISFGFVFIHPFMDGNGRISRFMYHHALCQQGRLDNGLILPVSAVLRDRELDYLNALTSFSEKTRRFWNVEWISADEVYCTFTGHDAIYRYWDGTACAELMFSASEEAVEQYMKKEVSYLQRYDQLKRRIDREFDVADKVLSALVMLCLDQKGRVSQKRRDQYQYQVPEDLFDAIEEAYRELFREKDSGEATADQPE from the coding sequence TTGGCCAATCTCCCGGCTGTTCAGGCACAGGAGGTTGAGGTCGAGTGCCGGGTAACATCGGTTAAGAAAAAAGAGATTATCGGTGGTGTTATAGCCATACCCAGGGCGCTCATGCCATCGCCCGTCGACTCTGTACTGGGTCATATTCTTTTTGCGCTCAAGCATGAAGGGGTGAACCTCCAAATCCTTGCCCAAGCACTCCCGCTGATTCCCGCAGAGGAAATGTTGTCAGCCTTTTCTGCATCACCAAATGGAAAATATATTCGTGTGGCGTGCTACCTGTGGGAGCACTTTACACACACTGTTTTGGCCCGTGACGCCGAGGATATTCCAGGTAAGTATCAGCCACTGTTTGACCCGGAGCGTTACATTACCTGTGAGGGCGAACGCAATCGCCGATGGAAGGTGTTATTTAACGGCTTGGGAAGCATCGATTATTGTGTCACTGTCCGGAAAACAGAGCTGATACAGGCGGGTATCTCAAAGCAGGTGTTGGATGGGGTAAGGGACTTCACCGAGCAGCTCGATCCTCAGATGCTGCATCGAGCGCTGGCGTGGGCGTACTTGAGTGAAACCAAGAGCTCGTTTGAAATAGAGAAGGAGGTCCCGGACGACTCCAAAGCCCATCGTTTTGTGAACCTTCTGAAAAAAGCGCATGAGAAGCGTTTAATTGATGAAGATTTTCTGGTCGACCTGCAAAACCAGATCATCTCCAATAAATTTGACTGGGCAAGTTCCTTCCGATTGGAACAGAACTACATGAGCAATGGCTATGGGGCCGCGGGGGTAACCTATATTCCGCCACCGCCGGATTTGTGCCGCACCCTCATGGAGCAGTGGATGGGCTTTGCGAATCAACTCCCCGCTGGATCGGTTGATCCGATCATCACCAGTGCTGTGATCTCCTTTGGGTTTGTATTCATCCATCCTTTTATGGATGGAAATGGCCGTATATCGCGTTTCATGTATCACCATGCTTTGTGCCAACAGGGGAGGCTGGATAACGGATTGATACTTCCAGTCTCGGCGGTGCTGCGTGATCGTGAGCTGGATTATTTGAATGCGTTGACTTCTTTTTCGGAAAAGACCCGGCGTTTCTGGAACGTCGAGTGGATAAGCGCTGATGAGGTGTACTGTACTTTCACTGGCCACGACGCAATTTATCGGTACTGGGACGGTACCGCCTGTGCTGAGCTGATGTTCAGTGCCAGCGAAGAGGCTGTTGAGCAGTACATGAAAAAAGAGGTCTCGTACCTACAGCGCTATGATCAACTTAAACGTCGCATTGATCGTGAGTTCGACGTTGCAGATAAGGTCCTATCGGCTTTGGTCATGCTATGCCTTGATCAGAAAGGACGGGTTTCTCAAAAGCGGCGTGATCAATACCAGTATCAAGTACCGGAAGACCTCTTTGATGCAATTGAAGAGGCTTACCGAGAGTTGTTTCGAGAGAAGGATAGCGGTGAAGCGACCGCTGATCAGCCCGAGTAG
- a CDS encoding REP-associated tyrosine transposase translates to MKRPGYAALRKGRCSLVNHVYHLTAVTAHRTPFFNDFYLSRRLITALHETAADAETLAYVVMPDHFHWLIRLQHEQADISRLVQGVKAKTTYYYRRQFGPRPIWQTGFHDRTLRRDEQILKVARYILANPLRAGIATRLGQYPHWDAIWV, encoded by the coding sequence ATGAAAAGGCCAGGATATGCCGCGCTTCGCAAAGGGCGCTGCTCGCTCGTGAATCATGTCTATCATCTGACGGCTGTAACTGCGCATCGCACGCCTTTTTTCAACGATTTTTATCTGAGCCGCCGGTTGATCACCGCGCTGCATGAGACTGCCGCTGACGCTGAAACCCTGGCATATGTGGTAATGCCGGATCACTTTCACTGGTTGATCAGGCTGCAACATGAACAGGCCGATATCTCCCGGTTGGTTCAAGGCGTCAAAGCGAAAACCACGTACTACTACCGGCGCCAGTTTGGCCCCCGACCGATATGGCAAACCGGATTTCACGACCGCACACTACGCCGCGATGAGCAGATTCTAAAGGTTGCGCGCTATATCCTTGCCAACCCGCTGCGCGCGGGTATCGCAACCCGTTTGGGCCAATACCCGCATTGGGATGCGATTTGGGTGTGA
- the galE gene encoding UDP-glucose 4-epimerase GalE, translated as MTDTILVTGGAGYIGSHTTLCLLEAGYEVVVLDNLCNSSAESLRRVEQICGRAPLFVQGDIRDRALMDRLFAEHNISAVLHFAGLKAVGESVEQPLRYYENNVAGSITLCQAMAAAGVFTLVFSSSATVYGEPDTMPIREDFPTGEPTNPYGRSKLMVEQVLADLSRSDNRWRCALLRYFNPVGAHESGLIGEDPKGIPNNLLPYISQVAIGKREALAVFGDDYPTVDGTGVRDYIHVVDLARGHLLALQSLTERSGVNIWNLGTGNGYSVLQMVQAFEQASGRPVPYRIEPRRAGDIAECWADPVKAREELGWQAERGLDVMMQDTWRWQSQNPEGYGSM; from the coding sequence ATGACAGATACAATCCTCGTCACCGGTGGCGCCGGTTATATCGGTTCACATACAACACTGTGCCTGCTGGAAGCCGGTTATGAGGTGGTAGTACTGGATAACCTCTGCAACAGCTCGGCGGAATCATTACGCCGCGTGGAGCAGATCTGTGGCCGTGCGCCGTTGTTTGTGCAGGGTGATATTCGCGACCGCGCCTTGATGGACAGGCTGTTTGCCGAGCATAACATCAGTGCGGTGCTGCACTTTGCCGGGCTGAAGGCGGTCGGCGAGAGTGTCGAACAGCCGCTGCGTTACTATGAGAACAATGTGGCCGGCAGTATAACCCTGTGCCAGGCGATGGCGGCGGCGGGGGTGTTTACCCTGGTGTTCAGCTCATCGGCCACGGTGTACGGCGAGCCGGATACCATGCCGATCCGTGAAGATTTCCCCACCGGCGAGCCGACCAACCCTTACGGTCGCTCCAAATTGATGGTGGAGCAGGTGCTGGCCGATCTATCCCGTTCGGACAACCGCTGGCGCTGTGCCCTGTTGCGCTATTTCAATCCGGTGGGGGCGCATGAAAGCGGCCTGATCGGTGAGGATCCCAAGGGGATTCCCAACAACCTGTTGCCCTACATCAGCCAGGTGGCGATCGGCAAGCGCGAGGCACTGGCGGTGTTTGGCGATGATTACCCCACAGTAGACGGCACCGGTGTGCGCGACTACATCCATGTAGTGGACCTGGCCCGCGGCCACCTGCTGGCGCTGCAGTCACTGACCGAGCGCAGCGGGGTGAACATCTGGAACCTGGGCACCGGCAACGGTTATTCGGTACTGCAGATGGTACAGGCGTTCGAGCAGGCCTCCGGCCGCCCGGTTCCATACCGCATCGAACCTCGCCGTGCAGGGGATATCGCCGAATGCTGGGCAGACCCAGTCAAGGCGCGCGAAGAGCTGGGTTGGCAGGCCGAACGGGGCCTGGATGTGATGATGCAGGACACCTGGCGCTGGCAATCACAGAACCCGGAGGGGTATGGTTCGATGTAG
- a CDS encoding WecB/TagA/CpsF family glycosyltransferase, producing MNRIELLNCPMDVASMEETVGLIDAAVAADRFTQHVVVNVAKIVNMQQDLQLDASVRECDIINIDGMGVVLGARLLGHNVPERVAGVDLFHELLAMSASKGYPVYLLGAKDEVVGETARRVQQLYPGLKLAGYHHGYFWDDEEAMVNKVRESGAQLLFVAITSPKKENFINRWRDQLGVTFVMGVGGTFDVVAGKVKRAPVWMQKWGLEWLYRVIQEPRRMWKRYLVTNSKFAWMLLRAKLAKWLGKA from the coding sequence ATGAACAGGATTGAGTTGCTTAACTGCCCCATGGACGTAGCGAGCATGGAGGAAACGGTCGGTCTGATCGATGCAGCTGTGGCGGCGGATCGTTTCACCCAGCATGTGGTCGTCAATGTCGCCAAGATCGTCAATATGCAGCAGGACCTACAGTTGGATGCCTCGGTGCGCGAGTGCGACATTATCAATATTGATGGTATGGGTGTAGTACTCGGCGCGCGGCTGCTGGGTCATAACGTACCCGAGCGGGTGGCCGGAGTGGATCTGTTCCACGAACTGCTGGCGATGAGTGCAAGCAAGGGCTACCCGGTTTACCTGCTGGGTGCAAAAGATGAGGTGGTTGGTGAAACCGCCCGCCGTGTGCAGCAGCTGTACCCCGGCCTCAAGCTGGCCGGTTACCACCACGGCTACTTCTGGGATGATGAGGAGGCGATGGTTAACAAGGTGCGGGAATCCGGTGCACAGCTGTTGTTTGTCGCCATCACATCGCCCAAGAAAGAGAACTTCATCAACCGCTGGCGTGATCAATTGGGCGTTACCTTTGTCATGGGTGTGGGTGGCACCTTCGATGTAGTGGCCGGTAAGGTAAAACGTGCTCCTGTGTGGATGCAGAAGTGGGGCCTGGAATGGCTGTATCGTGTTATTCAGGAACCACGCCGTATGTGGAAGCGCTACCTGGTGACCAACAGCAAGTTTGCCTGGATGTTGTTGAGGGCGAAGTTGGCAAAGTGGTTGGGTAAGGCATGA